A stretch of DNA from Malus sylvestris chromosome 9, drMalSylv7.2, whole genome shotgun sequence:
AATCAATGTGGAGGAGTCCAAACGGCACAATTAGAAACATTCTAGACGGTTTGTATCTAAGACGTTGTCTCCTTTtaatacaaaagaaaatttaataCTCGTGGTTTTGTTACACATTTTCGTTAATAAGTTACAACTTAAGTTAGCATCTGAAAGATTAACGCACTGTTTGAACAATTTCTACTTGAAACGTAATGCTTTATTTTTACAGGTACTGTTTTCCGTGAACCTATCCTATGTAAAAACATCCCTAGAATAGTTCCTGGTAATGGCTCAAACTCATTTCTAATCTTGAATGTAAGTAAAATGTTGTGGGAAGTGCTCAATATGTGTCCAATTTACAGGTTGGAAGAAACCCATCTGTATTGGTAGGCATGCCTTTGGTGATCAGTATCGAGCCACTGATACAGTTATCAAAGGGCCAGGAAAACTTAAAATGGTGTTTGGTAAGTAAATCTCAACATTCTAGATCATACGATTGTGCTGGTGAAGTAATTTCCCTTGAATATCGTTTTCTGCTTAACATCTATCTGTTTGTAATGCTCAGTCCCGGAAGGAGGAGATGCCCCCGTTGAACTTGATGTTTACAATTTCAAAGGGCCTGGTGTGGCCCTTTCTATGTATAATGTTGATGAGGTTTGTGTTACCACAATGGGCATCACATACCTTTTTGTGCATTTAGGCAAATGTGCTTTATCAGCAAACTCTGCTAACAAAACCTTGTTTTCTTTGGTAGTCTATTCGAGCTTTTGCTGACTCGTCAATGTCGTTGGCTCTTTCCAAGAAGTTGCCACTATACTTGAGCACCAAAAACACTATTCTTAAGAAATACGATGGCAGgtaaatttacctttgttggaAGAATTAGTCAACATTCAACTATCAATTCTGTATCATTTATTTCTTAtaaagaaattataaaaaatgttGAGTTCCTGGACTGCCACAGGTTTAAGGACATTTTTGAGGAGGTTTATGACGAGAAGTGGAAGCAGAAGTTTGAAGAAAATTCTATATGGTTTGTATTGTTTATCATAAACACTGATTCATCCAATGTTGTGTCGCATATTTTGAAATTGCTAATTGAAGATTCTTTTGGCATTTAGGTATGAACATCGGCTAATAGATGACATGGTGGCTTATGCACTCAAAAGTGAGGGTGGATATGTTTGGGCTTGCAAAAATTATGATGGAGATGTCATGAGTGATTTGCTTGCTCAAGGTGCTGTTgaattgctctctctctctctctctttctctctctctctctctctctctatttatctctcccttttttttttctggagtAAAatagtttgtttttgtttttacagGATTTGGCTCTTTGGGCCTCATGAGTTCTGTGTTGGTACGTATCACCATTAACTTTCCTCATTTTTATGCTACAAAAGCTAACCACAGTGTATGCAGTTGTCTTCAGATGGCAAGACAATAGAAGCTGAAGCAGCTCATGGGACAGTAACTCGTCATTTTCGGTTACATCAGAAAGGACAAGAAACAAGTACAAATAGTATTGCTTCAATATTTGCATGGACACGAGGCCTAGAACACAGGTACTGTTTGCAAGCCAAACTTCCAAACTTCACTGTATCTTAGTATACTATGGTTACATTTCGGATTAATGAAATGTGACAACGTGCTTTCCAGGGCAAAATTAGATAAAAATGATAGGTTGCTGGATTTTGTTCGCAAGTTGGAGGCTGCATGCATTGAGACAGTGGAGGGTGGGAAAATGACCAAGGATCTCGCCCTCTTGATCCATGGCCCCAagtaagtagattcttggctcTGTTTAACGAGGTTACTTACATTCGGTTGGATTGTGCAATAAAAAGGGAAGATGAATTGCCACTGTCCAAAAGCGATGGAATAAATTAGATTTTCCCCCTTAGTTTGCTGTTTAGGACTCTGCTTTATCTGTCATCTGTTCATGGTGACTACATTAGCCCAACGGGATTGTTATTGGGGGGGACTAAACTAAGATGCTTGCGTTGCCTGCAGGGTATCGAGGGAGTACTACTTGAACACCGAAGAATTCATTGACGCTGTTGCCAAGAATGTTGAGGAAAAGCTTCTGGAACCTGCAGCGGTTTAACTAGGTTGATGTGAATCTACAAGATGAGCATGTAAGATAATTGCTTCGGTGAGAATTTGTGCAGTTTTGTGGTTATGACCGTGcggttcatggaaatttttttcgTTATAATCAAACATTGAAATAGAGATTTAAAATTTCTGCATGGAGTAGATACACAGAGGTATATAGTAGAATTATAAATCTTTCAAATACTTTGTATGCCTGGTGATCATCAGTAGCAATAAGAGAACCTGTTCAAGAATTCTTAGTTCGTTCAATATTTCCGACCTCCGGAAGGGTTAGATAACCGTGGTCTGCCACCAGTTGTctcccttttttaaaaaaaaaaaaaaaaaaaaaaaaactaagttgAATATATGTCATCTTAATTTTtgcagtttatttattttttcaggcAAGTTGTTCGTAAATTTGTATGTGTGAAAGTTCTTTTCATTGCCGACAAACATCTGGAGGGAAATAGCTAGATAAGGATTGATTTTGTGCGACACTACGCAACCCCATGAACATGATGGTTCGGCACGTAAACGGAAATCGACGGATGCCAAGACGTCGGTAGAGTGATTTAAGGTAAAACTTGATGATCTTGGGCAGCAATCAACCTCAGTCGTTAGAAACGAATCTTGTGGCTCACACAGAAACAAAGAAGACtgatgaaaaatgtttgaaaactttgagttttaatcaaaatgataaaaagaTGTTGGAAGTGAATAGTAAGAGGAGTAATTTTTTAGAGACAAATatcatttttcgttaaagtgaacaataccgaaaATGTTCcgttaaaacactaaaaaaaatacAGCCCATCACGGCTCACAAGGGacccggcttctctgccctcccacttcccatacactctcatccctcttattttgtgcggtcacggttaagccacgtcaacattttatattgatttttttatagagataataagacaaaaaataatagtgatataaaatgttgacgtgatttaaccgtgaccgcacaaatagaaggggatgagagtgtatgggaaTTAGGAGAGCAGAAGTCAGGTCCGCCCGCAAgaactaataaaaaaatggaaaaatttgaaataggtcTAATTTTATAGGCCTACTTTTGAAATATGTCCAATTTTTAGTGACTTTTAACTTTTGAAATATGtccaatttttagttatttGGATGTATATAAAAAGATCCCTAGAAAAATAGAAGACAGACGTGGCACCTCCCAAAAGCACATACCTTTTTTGCCccctttttttggtcaaactcCCAACTACATATACTTGATACTTGCACATACGCTGTCTGCAAtttttcagagagagagagagagccgagaGAAGAAAATTGTGAGGAAATTCAGAATTTTAGGGTTTGCGAGTTGTGAATTGAGAGAGCGTTATGGCATTGACGAAGGCGAAGGAGCTCGTGTCGACCAATTCGGTCGTCGTCTTCAGGTTCTTGATTTTTCTCGTCGGAAATTAATCACGATTATTGACTAATTAATCTCGTATTTAAGAAATGctaattgtgtgtgtgtatgtatatggaTCTGTAATTGCAGCAAGACGCATTGCCCGTTCTGCGTGAACGTGAAGCAGCTCTTGACTCAATTGGGAGCATCCTACAAGGCAATTGAGTTGGACTCTGAAAGTCAGTTTCACTTCCCCTCTCACTATTTTATCTGTATTTACGTATTGTTTGTATCCAATccatgtgtatgtatgtatgtatgcacatGAAAAGAATCAATATAAAAGAAAGAATCGGAATTGATCGATATATTtcttgaaacaaacaaaaaggaaatgAAAGACGAAACATAAATTGTGAATCAACTAAGCCCTCTCCGGGACTTGTTTAAGATTTGTTTAAGAATACGAAAGAGGAATATCATTTAAATGTTAGACCTACAACTGATTAGTCTTTGCCAAGGATCACAATTAACAttcacacatacatatatatatttgaggaGTCTGAGTATGATCATACCTGAGGACGTCATGATACAAGCAGCAAAACAGCAACACAGAGAGTCTTCTACTCACTGAGGAACCTGATATCAAAACCCTAGTGATAGTTCTAGATCTTGTTTTTGATGTAAACTTCCCGTGAGCAGGGACACCTCCTGTATAGGCTTATAAACCCAACTGCATCCCAACTATCGTGGGATCGTCAAAGCCTAAAAATTCTCCACGTTTGTCAGTTGTTAAACCACAACTGAAGCACGCATTTAGTGTCCTACAAATAAGGGATTTTATCCTTTAAATGGTTTtgactttaattaattaattccacgTATGATAGTCCTTATTATGCTCAATGACAATTCAATAGAGTcctaacattctcccacttgaattATCACTGATCATATCCTTTATCAACGTATTAATCCCATAGTGATCACTTTTGTCAACACAACCATTAATCCCTTTGCATATCTGCCATAAATTATTTCAAAGAAATGAACCTTAGAAAATCTTATACATCAACTCGTACAAGCACCCTAAGATCACATCACCCAAAATAACTTATGCATGATATAGTTACCGAaacaaattcaaaactttgtttCCATGCTCCCACTGATCAGAGCAGTCCACCATTGTCAAGCTTTTGTTTAGCTCCAATGGAATGCTTATAATGCCAAGCACATTTAGTCCGAATCTTTCATCAGTCCACAACATTTCAATATATTGCATACATATATTTGTACATATATACAATAGCTGAAATAAAACCTCAACCATTAACATGGTAAAATTCAAGAGTACATGAATTCAAGctttattttttataacaaaatatgaaatcaaatgaaagATAACCCTTACTTCCATACAGTAGCTGAATCAAAGGATTCAACCACGCCCATGTTTGCCACATGATTCTTGAAAACTCCCACTGCCAACGGTTTTGTAAGGGGATCAGCCAACATTAAAGTAGTGTCAATGTGTTCTATAGACACCATTCCTGCCTTCACCTTCTCCTTGACTGATTGATACTTGACATCCATTAATCGAGCTGCATAAGATTTCTTGTTGTTTTTAGAGAAGAACACAACAGCTTTATTGTCACAATATATTACAAGTGGCTTCGCAATTGTGTCAACTATCCTCATTTCTGAAATAAGATTCTTCAACATCATGGCTTGTTGGGTTGCTTCAAAACATGAAATATATTCTGCCTGCATTGTTGAAGTAGCCAAAGTTTTCTGCTTTGCACTTCTCCAAGAAATAGCACCTCCAGCCATTCGAAAAACATACCCACTCGTTGATCTTCGATCATCCTCACATCCCGCAAAGTCTGAGTCACAATGACCAATCACTTCCAACCTTTCAATCTTACCATATACTAACATGTAGGATTTGGTCCTTTGCAAGTATCGAACAACCTTCTTGGCAGCAGTCCAATGATATTCCCCTGGGTTTGCTTGGAATCTCCCAAGCACACTAACTGCAAAAGCCAAATCCGGCCTCGTGCAAACTTGTGCATACATTAAACTTCCAACAAGTGAAGCATAGGGTCTGTTGGACATGCTTTGCTTTTCAATATCATTCTGAGGACATTGAGATTTGTTAAACTTGTCTCCTTTGCTCATTGGGGCTTCACCTTTTGCACAACTCTCCATATTGAATCTTTTCAGGACCTTTTCTATATAAGATTTTTGTGAGAGCCCTAGTAAGCACCTTTTCCTATCCCTAATTATTTCTATTCCAAGCACGAAAGTAGCATCACCCATGTCTTTCATTTCGAAAGTATTTGACAACAGCCTTTTGGTTTCTATCAGCAAGTTTAGATCATTACTTGCTAACAAAATATCATCGACATACAAGACAAGGAAAATAAACTTGGAACCACACACCTTGAGATACAAACAGTCATCGATTTTGTTCtcaacaaaaccaaaaccagTGACTTTTTCATCAAACTTCATAAACCATTGTCTCGATGCTTGTTTCAACCCGTAGATCGATTTCTTTAGTTTGCATACCATGTGCTCATTGCCCTCTTTAACGAAACCAGGTGGTTGTACCATGTGAATATTTTCATCGAGAACTCCATTAAGGAACGCTGTTTTAACGTCCATTTGGTGAAGCTCAAGATCAAAATGTGCAACTAGGGCAAGAATGACTCGGAGTGAGTCTTTTGATGAAACTGGGGAGAATGTGTCCGAGTAATCCAAACCCTCCTTTTGTGTGTAACCCTTTGCAACCAGCCTCGCTTTATACCTTTCAACTGCCCCACTAGAGTCCCTTTTTGTCTTAAAAACCCATTTGCATCCTATGGGTTTTATAGATTCATCTTTTTCCACCAATTCCCAAACTTCATTGAAGTACATCGAATTCATTTCGTTCTTCATTGCAGCCTTCTAGTCATTAGCTTTATCACAATTAATTGCTTGATTGTACGTGATTGGATCGTTGTCAATTCCTTCCTCATGCTCAACCTCTCCCACATATACTAAGTAGTCATTCGAGAATGGAGACCTCCTATTTCTTTGTGACTGCCTCCTTTGCACTGGAACTTGCTGCATGGTGATTTGTTGAGCATTATCTTGCATTTCTAATATTTGTGGCTGCACGTCTACCAATTCATGCTGATCCATGCAATCAACATGACTTTGAATTCCCACGTCCCCAAAATCAATTGTGTCAGCATGCATTGGAGTTTCTTTGAAAGATGACGAACTAATcaaatcttcttcttcaaaaacCACTTCTTTCAAACCTTCATTGCTAGATTGTTGATCTTCAATGAACCTAGCATTATTAGTTTCAAAAATCCTTGTGGATAAACTCGGTGAGAAGAATCTGTACCCTTTTGATTTTTCTGGAAAACCAATGAAATGGCAAGTCACTGTTCTTGAATCAAGCTTCCTTTCTGTTGGATTATACATTTTTGCCTCTGCCAAACAGCCCCACACATGAAGATGGTTGAGGCTTGGCTTTCTTGATGTCCACAACTCAAAAGGAGTTTTATTCACTGATTTGCTCGGTACACGGTTTGAAATATAGTTTGCCATCTTAAGTGCTTCTCCCCACAAGAACATTGGAAGATTGGTcctgctcatcatgcatcttacCATTTCTTTCAAAGTTCTGTTCCTTCTCTCGGCCACACCGTTTTGTTGTGGTGTGCCGGGAGTAGTGTACTGAGCTTGTATGCCATTTTCCTCCAAGTATCTTGCCATTGGACCCTTTTGTTGCCCTTCCTCAGTGTACCTGCCATAATACTCTCCACCACGGTCCGAcctcaaaattttaattgaagtTTCTAGTTGCTTTTCTACCTCATTTTGATAAGTTTTAAAACAACTAGCCACTTCATTTTTCTCGGATATTAAGTAAACATAAGCATACCgagaaaaatcatcaataaaagtcaCAAAATAGACATTTTTGCAAATGGTTTTAGTGGGGAAAGGACCACAAACATCTGAATGAATTATTTCCAAGAGTTTTTGACTCCTTGTTGATCCAATTttctttgtgtttgttaatttaCCCTTCCAACAATCAACACAATTTTGCAGGTCAACAAAGTTTAACCTTGGCAGTATGTTCTCTTTAACTAGAAGTTCCAATCTCTTTTGACTTATGTGTCCGAGCCTCCTATGCCAAAGCATAGAAGACTTTTCATTAACCAAAGATCTTTTACTTTTAAGAACTGTCGACACTTGCATGCATTTTGGAATTGTAACAACATCACAATGTAATCTCCATAAATCATTTTCCAACAAACAAATACCAAGTAAAAGATTGAGATTAGGTTTCTTGAAAATCCTTATACTTTCATCGTCGCCAATGAAAGCATAACCAGTCTTTACAAGCTTGGAAGCGGAAATTAAATTTCTAGTTAAACTAGGAACATAAAGAACATCTAACAATTCTAATTCATAATTAGTTGACAACTTGAGCTTTAGAGTGCCTATTGCCTCCACAGCCACCTTATTTCCATTTCCTACGTGAACTTCATAGACttcatttcttgcaaattcccTTCTTGTGAATCCCTGCAATGAATTGGTAATATGCACCGAACAACCAGTGTCAAACCACCAAGAATTTGGAGGGACTTCAACAAGATTGATAttaacacaaacaaaaacattttcagtTTTATTACCTGTTTTATTTCCCCACTTCTTACGTTTTGGACAGTCCCTTTTGAAATGACCATATTCCTTGCAAAAATAACACTTAACCTTTTCCATATCCACCCTAAAACCTTGAGGTCCCTTTGAGGAGAGAGTATTATTTCCAGCAGAGTGAGAAAAGTTAAAAGGGTTTGCTTGGCTTACCAGAAAACACATCGTGCTTCTTTCCTTTGTCTGTGCTCACCACATTGACAACCTCTTGTTTTCCTCGTTTCATCCTTGCCTCCTCTTGGACACAGATTGAAATCAAATCATTCAaactccatttttctttttgagcGTTGTAGGATGTCTTCAATTGCTCATAACTCTCAGGAAGAGAGTTAAGAGCCATATGAACCACAAAAGAGTCATCAATAGGCACTTCAAGATCACTGAGCTTTGCCGCTGCCTCCACCATTTTCAGTATGTGCTCCCTAACTGTGTGACTTTCATCAAATTTCAGAGTAGTCAAGGTTGTCATGAGGTTTCCTATCTCTCCTTTCTCAGAGACTTTGAACTTTGCCTCAATGCCTTCAAGGAAATTCTTTGCTTTGTCACTGGCAGGTAGTCCCCCTCTCACAGCTTCCCCAATTGATCTTTTTATCACAAGTAATGCCATGCGATTAGCCTTTTCccatttttcaaatttcaaccttTGAGCAGCTGTGCTAGTTGCATCCACTGGTGCTGGCTCATCTTCTCTAAGTGCCAAATCGTAGTCCATCAGTCCCAAAATAATCTCAACATCTTGTCTCCATTTTTTGTAATTTCCTCCATTGAGCGGCTCGATAGAGGAAAAATTCAGGGACATGGGATTCATTGAGGACGTCATTAATTTGTTAGTTAAACAAACAATGAAAATTGCATGCAGTACAAGGTAACACCTTTGGGCAAGAAACACTTTACTACAAGTTTCATTGACATAGCtacttaatttaatattaaacacCTTCATAACTCAGGTCTTTGGACAAGAATTAGATCAATTTAATATCAAAATAACCACTATGCCCTAATTCATTTAATCGAACCATTCATATATTCCTTTTTTGAAGATAACAGTATGTATGTTATGATAAATGAATTACAATGTCCTGCGACCTAATTCATGCAACAATGCTTGACAAAATCCCATTTTGATGTGATCTTCTAAGCAGTTGTGCATCGGTGCAAAGTCTTGTTCCCTTAAAATTCTTCAACTGAGGTTTATATGTGATATGCAAGTCAAAACCATTCATATAGACTAACCTTGCTTGACAAAATTGCATGCAGTACAAGGTAACACCTTTGGGCAAGAAACACTTTACTACAAGTTTCATTGACATAGCtacttaatttaatattaaacacCTTCATAACTCAGGTCTTTGGACAAGAATTAGATCAATTTAATATCAAAATAACCACTATGCCCTAATTCATTTAATCGAACCATTCATATATTCCCTTTTTGAAGAGAACAGTATGTATGTTATGATAAATGAATTACAATGTCCTGCGACCTAATTCATGCAACAATGCTTGACAAAATCCCATTTTGATGTGATCTTCTAAGCAGTTGTGCATCGGTGCAAAGTCTTGTTCCCTTAAAATTCTTCAACTGAGGtttatatgtgatatgtttaaACTAAAAACAGTTTTGAATCCAAGTAGACTAACCTTGCTCTGATACCGAATGTTAGACCTACAACTGATTAGTCTTTGCCAAGGATCACAATTAACattcacatatacatatatatatttgaggaGTCTGAGTATGATCATACCTGAGGACGTCATGATACAAGCAGCAGAACAGCAACACAGAGAGTCTTCTACTCACTGAGGAACCTGATATCAAAACCCTAGTGATAGTTCTAGATCTTGTTTTTGATGTAAACTTCCCGTGAGCAGGGACACCTCCTGTATAGGCTTATAAACCCAACTGCATCCCAACTATCGTGGGATCGTCAAAGCCTAAAAATTCTCCACGTTTGTCAGTTGTTAAACCACAACTGAAGCACGCATTTAGTGTCCTACAAATAAGGGATTTTATCCTTTAAATGGTTTtgactttaattaattaattccacgTATGATAGTCCTTATTATGCTCAATGACAATTCAATAGAGTCCTAACATTAAATACCATGGAATAATGTTTGATCCTATTCATAGGGATTGCGTAAAATTCCATTCCAAAAAGAGAAAGTTGGAAAGAATTGGGTATCTTTCGATAGTTGATTACGGCGTGAATTTACTTTTGTTTGCTAATTACTTACGATAACCGGTCAAAACTTGAAACTCGcaacggatttggatcctcgtTGAATCCCCTCCCTGGATTATAGGAATCAACGCACGTGGACCGTTGATAAAAATCGTGTGGTCCCAATTAaatgctttttatatttttaaaagtaaagcAGCTTCGTTTTgcgtaaaaaatataaaaaaaagaaaaaatttatggTCGCATAATTTTTTATCAACGGTCCACGTGCATTGATCTCTAAGATCCCCAGGCGATCCGGTGAGGATCCAAATCCACTCGCTACTGCGAAATCTTTATTGGATGTAAAGTTTGCTTTTGAGCTTCCTCACAAATGTATTGTTGGAAGAAGTCAAATTGTTAACTGGAAATTGGTGTTTTTATGAGTTCCATATTCTTCACGTTTAATGGGACTATTTGGCACCCTATTTCCCCTCCCGTAGTTTAGACTAGATTAGAAAATCGCTTGACTAAAAAAAGCCGGAAATATTTACTATTTGGCTAGAGACAATTGACTAGCAAAGTGGTGATTAGGTCAATTAATTGGTAAATTAGGCCTCAAGCTTTTAACTGTAGGACTTGCGATGTTGTGCGCGATGACTTTTTTGAAGTGTCAAATTGCCGATAGCAGCTCCCGTTATATTTTGTAAAATGAGATAGACATCTTCCTTTTCCATCTTGTGCAGTATGTGTTATTTTTCAGAGTATAGATTTTGTCCGAGTTTTATTGATGCCGGTATTGTTCCTCCGTTTTGAAGGTGACGGAGCTCAGATACAATCAGCTCTGGCAGAGTGGACTGGCCAGCGGACTGTGCCCAATGTTTTCATTGGTGGAAACCACATCGGTGGATGCGACAGTAAGATTTCGAATCCCTCAACTGCAATAGATTCTTAGATACAACCGAAGATATATCCCGATTACAAAGCAAAATCGCTCCTTAACCATGGCTGTTGGAATAATACTATTTGATGTCGTCGTGCAGAAACAACGGCATTGCACAAGGAAGGTAAACTGGTCCCTCTGCTTACTCAAACCGGAGCCGTTGCCAAAACTTCTACTTAAAAGAATGGATGATTAGTAGTAAAGCAGAATAATTTCAGTTATGTGCTTTAACAATTTCCGAACGTAAC
This window harbors:
- the LOC126583511 gene encoding isocitrate dehydrogenase [NADP]-like, which encodes MLRARPQLSAMSRAAMMSLSSSASSSAAMRNPRLSFSSSPRLFNGVPLGNRVSFSAGFRSTSLRCYASSAGFDKVRVQNPIVEMDGDEMARIIWTTIKDKLIFPYLDLDIKYYDLGILNRDATDDRVTVESAEATLKYNVAVKCATITPDETRVKEFGLKSMWRSPNGTIRNILDGTVFREPILCKNIPRIVPGWKKPICIGRHAFGDQYRATDTVIKGPGKLKMVFVPEGGDAPVELDVYNFKGPGVALSMYNVDESIRAFADSSMSLALSKKLPLYLSTKNTILKKYDGRFKDIFEEVYDEKWKQKFEENSIWYEHRLIDDMVAYALKSEGGYVWACKNYDGDVMSDLLAQGFGSLGLMSSVLLSSDGKTIEAEAAHGTVTRHFRLHQKGQETSTNSIASIFAWTRGLEHRAKLDKNDRLLDFVRKLEAACIETVEGGKMTKDLALLIHGPKVSREYYLNTEEFIDAVAKNVEEKLLEPAAV
- the LOC126583515 gene encoding glutaredoxin-like, which codes for MALTKAKELVSTNSVVVFSKTHCPFCVNVKQLLTQLGASYKAIELDSESDGAQIQSALAEWTGQRTVPNVFIGGNHIGGCDKTTALHKEGKLVPLLTQTGAVAKTST